One window from the genome of Cucumis melo cultivar AY chromosome 10, USDA_Cmelo_AY_1.0, whole genome shotgun sequence encodes:
- the LOC107992092 gene encoding uncharacterized protein LOC107992092: MKQVVGMVVSNKMQKSVVVAVDRLFYHKLYNRYVKRTSKFMAHDENNQCNIGDRVKLDPSRPLSKRKHWVVAEILRKARIYEPPSQDNQTVSDKSNVSAPSTT, encoded by the exons ATGAAGCAAGTAGTGGGTATGGTGGTTTCAAACAAAATGCAGAAATCAGTTGTCGTTGCAGTGGACAGATTGTTTTATCACAAACTCTATAATCGCTACGTTAAACGCACTTCCAAGTTCATGGCTCATGACGAGAACAACCAGTGCAATATTGGTGACAGG GTTAAATTAGATCCTTCTAGGCCATTGAGCAAGCGTAAACATTGGGTGGTTGCTGAAATTTTGAGGAAAGCACGAATTTACGAGCCACCATCACAAGATAACCAAACTGTTTCAGACAAAAGCAATGTTTCAGCTCCTTCAACCACTTAA